TTATGAGAACTTTCGTTTCCGACCTTACCGACAACACCACCCACAGTCTTACCCGTAACAGAGTTCGTCGTGCTGAAGGAGTTCAACACCACGGCAGTGTAATTACCGGACTCATATTTCGAATTATTATCAAAATAGCTATAGCCAACAACACCACCGGCAATAGCAGTCCAGTAAGTATTAGTAGCAGCAACAGAGCCATCGTTACGGCAGTTGTTGATGGAACCATCCTTGTTTTCGCCAACAATACCACCAGCATATTTCGAACCACTCACAGAGCCAAGGTTCTGACAAGCCGCGATACGGCCAGGAACGTGCGTGATTTTTTCCTTCTGTATCGTTCTATAGTGAGAGTTTCCCACAATACCACCGGCAATCGTGCCGGATACTGCAGCATAGTTGATGCTAGTGCTGATTGCACCCGTATTCGCACCGGCAATACCGCCAGCATTAGCCCCATCCTTTACCGTGGCACGGTTTTCGCAACCAATCATCGTGCCGTAACCACCATTACGACCGGCAATGCCACCGACATCACCCGAAGATTTCACCGTGTCAGACTTAGTCGTCTTGGCACCTTCAATCACACCATAGTTCAAACCAACAAGAATGCCCGCATAATTGGAAGAGGTCACATTCGTTTTGGATTTACTAATGGTAATGTTCTTGACAACGCCCTTTTTACCAATTATACCAAAGAAGCCAGCAACGGTTTCCGACAGATTTAGCGTATCTATACTAGTCACCGCAGTGAAGTTCATCCCGGAAATCGTCTTTCCGTTACCATCAAAAATGCCCTCGAAGGCTTTGATTTCGGATTGACCAATCGGAGCAAAGTTCTTGTTACCGCAATCAATGTCATTCATCACGAAGACATTGACAACTTCGCCATTATTTGTCCAAGTACGGACTTGATCCAAATCCGCACAAGTCGTAACCTTGGCGTAGTCTTGGCCTAAGATAGTCATATCCGCCTTGCTAATGGCGAATGACGTTGATGCTAACACTAAAGAAAGTGCAGCAATAGCATGGATTGTTTTTTTCATCTTTTACCTTCTGAGGGTTAGTTTTGCGCGAAAATGTAATTTTTTCGTAATTTTGTTTCAAGGTTTGATTTTATGAAAAAAGTGTGAAATTTTTCACAGTGACGAAAATCACACTCTTTTTAAAGCGTTGTAATTATTTTTTTACATATTTATGCCTTTACAAGGCTGATTTCCTTCATTTTTCTGGACAAGTTGTCCATAACCATGCCATGAAAAAGGCCCGCTTTTGCGGGTCATTTATTATAAAGGTAAGTAGATTGAAAGAGTTTTTCTCTAATTAACAACTACTATTTACACCATATTTAATTAGGGTCTCTTTTTTGGGACCGGCCGAAAACAAACCCTACAATTTCATCGTCACAATAAAATACATCTTTAATAGATCCATCCGCCATCGTTATGGTGTTGCGTTGAACGGCGATTCGTTTGTAGCTGTTTCCCGGAAAATACGAGCCGGGCAAATAGCTGTATTCCGCACCTTCCGATTCAGGAGTGCAATCACTAGGTGCGTTGTAGTATTTGTCGTTTATCAGATCTTCTTCCGTTTCCAACGTCCAGCTGCCATCTCCGCGATACCGGTAATAATTTTGCGACAAGCAGTAATCATACGTTTCGTAACGCCACTCATCCGGCCCGCCCAACTCCAGTTTCATATTATTGAAGCAGTTCTCCAGCAAGCCACCGGCACGGTCCCCTACCGAAGCCTCTTTAGGCAAGTCCAGAACATCGTATTCCTCGTCGGTCAGGCCCTCTTTACGCGAATCCGTATATTGATGCGGGACAAAGCCGACCTGCATCCATACGCCACCATCACAAGTATAAAATTCCTCACCATTTTTGACATAACGCATATGCTCATCATAATAATCACTATACCAAACTGACATTGGACAATAGCCCAATTCCGGGTCAACAGTGGCTTCCACCCACTGATTCGCAGAATCATAATCTAAACCATTATAATAAATGTCATCCAAATAAATATAATGTCGCGTACTATCGGATGACTCTAACGAGCATGTATCACCAACAACCGTATTCTTCGTCGTGCAGAAATAATCGATTTCATTCATCAACTGAGACCAGCCACGATCATTACAGATATAATATTCCGTTTTGATGTCCGAATTGAGCTTGTAGCTAATGATTTCCTTTTCACCTTCATTTTCGGCAGAACATTCCCCGTTTATTTTATTACGGGAATCAAAGTATTTCCATTCTCCATCACCCAGATATTCATAATATTCAAAAAAATCATTTCCAAACTGTATACCCCTCCAAGAGACCTGAATCTTACAAACATCGCCCACCGATACTCCAACTGTATCACATCCAACACTTGCATCCACATTTTTCCAGAACTTCTGTTCGCACCTGTAATATGAAATTGTATGGCCAAACTTGGGGTTATAGAAATCCCCAGTATTCAAAACAGAATCTATTTCGCCTTCATTTTCTGCACTGCATCTAGGCAATCCATCAAGATTTCCATGATCAGCCTCTATGCAACGTACCAAGGCCCATCCAAAACTATTCGTAGAACTGCCTACATCCGAACTTACATTTAGCGAATACCTTGTTCCCGAAAAAGTATATATAATCACTGGGAAAAAACCTTTGTTGTTAACCAAATATGGGGCCGATTCGTCTTCTCCTCCCAAATGCAAATTCCACCCATTTTCAAAAAATAAGTTCTTGTAATCATTTTCCTCCACTTCTTCTAGCAACCAATCGAAATCTTGAGAAGACGGCAATCGCCAACCTTCTGGACAAAGATCATTATATAAATAGGCCGACTCACCAATATCACTATACAAATAGCCC
The uncultured Fibrobacter sp. genome window above contains:
- a CDS encoding FISUMP domain-containing protein, with amino-acid sequence MNCKWIALVMVFEVLLAGCSEDGTFNGGESFLSIEGVSQKGPVLVGSSVVVQELDSATLLQTGKTFRGKVVNDNGAFSIEKLGLNSPYVLLEVDGYFHNEVTGQKSKGPIFMKALADISERPQVNVNLLTHLEFERVQVLLEGEKIPVAEAKRKADREIFAAFYDEGDYDNVENLDIFGDSEGDAALLAINVLLLGNVSEAEFMERFAKLGGDLAEDGVWDDSLLKGEIADDACLMDLSGKLSNVRENMKGWHIKDDIVEFEPYVTAFWENLYGLGKCDESNLGKIKTVSYASSLFEGRDFICEESGRWTTDIKEFSAGCSSCGVMVDPRDGHEYRTIRMGGQNWMAENLAYDRWSYEHMKFYDKGEFQGYLYSDIGESAYLYNDLCPEGWRLPSSQDFDWLLEEVEENDYKNLFFENGWNLHLGGEDESAPYLVNNKGFFPVIIYTFSGTRYSLNVSSDVGSSTNSFGWALVRCIEADHGNLDGLPRCSAENEGEIDSVLNTGDFYNPKFGHTISYYRCEQKFWKNVDASVGCDTVGVSVGDVCKIQVSWRGIQFGNDFFEYYEYLGDGEWKYFDSRNKINGECSAENEGEKEIISYKLNSDIKTEYYICNDRGWSQLMNEIDYFCTTKNTVVGDTCSLESSDSTRHYIYLDDIYYNGLDYDSANQWVEATVDPELGYCPMSVWYSDYYDEHMRYVKNGEEFYTCDGGVWMQVGFVPHQYTDSRKEGLTDEEYDVLDLPKEASVGDRAGGLLENCFNNMKLELGGPDEWRYETYDYCLSQNYYRYRGDGSWTLETEEDLINDKYYNAPSDCTPESEGAEYSYLPGSYFPGNSYKRIAVQRNTITMADGSIKDVFYCDDEIVGFVFGRSQKRDPN